The sequence below is a genomic window from bacterium.
GCGCAGTTTCGTTCACCTGCTGCTTCTTCGCTAGGGCGAGCGCCCGCATACCGGCGCTCGTCGACCAACCTCCTGCCCCGGGGCAGGAGGTTTTTCTTTACCTCGATAGAGACAGGAGAAGGTCATGTCGGTACAGAATCCGGACCGGGTCGTCATCTTCGACACCACGCTGCGCGACGGCGAGCAGTCGCCCGGCATCTCCCTGGACCAGAGCGAGAAGCTCGAGATCGCCGAGCAGCTCGCCCGGCTCGGCGTGGACATCATCGAGGCCGGCTTCCCGATCGCCAGCGGGGGCGACTTCGAGGCGGTGCAGGTGATCGCCAAGGCGGTGCAGGGACCGGTCATCTGCGGCCTCTCCCGGACCGCCCACAAGGACATCGACCGCTGCTGGGAGGCCATCGAGGCGGCTGAGCGGCGGCGCATCCACGTGTTCATCGCCACGAGCGAGACCCACATGCGCCACAAGCTCCGCATGACCCCCGAGCAGGTGAAGGCCGAAGCGGCCTCCGCGGTGGCGCGGGCAAGGAGCTACACCGACGACGTGGAGTTCTCCCCCGAGGACGCCTCGCGCAGCGACTTCGACTTCATGTGCGAGGTGCTCCAGGTGGCCGCCGACAACGGCGCCACCACGCTGAACATTCCCGACACGGTGGGCTACGGCGTCCCGGAGGAGTACGCCGAGAAGCTGCGGCGCATCCGGGAGCAGGTGAGCGGTGACTACGTGCTGTCCACGCACTGCCACAACGATCTGGGCCTGGCGGTTGCCAACTCGCTGTCGGGAGTGCTGGCGGGCGCCCGTCAGGTCGAGTGCGCCGTCAACGGCATCGGCGAGCGGGCCGGCAACGCCGCGCTCGAGGAGATCGTCATGGCGGTCAAGACCCGCGACGACTTCTTCGGCGGCCTGGAGGTGGGGATCCGCACCGAGGAGCTCCACAAGACGAGCCGGCTGGTGAGCCGCCTGACGGGCTATCCCGTCCAGTACAACAAGGCGGTCGTGGGGCGCAACGCCTTCGCCCACGAGGCGGGGATCCACCAGCACGGCGTGCTCAGCGAGCGCACCACCTACGAGATCATGGACCCGCAGGCGGTGGGCCAGGAGGGCAGCCAGATCGTGCTGGGCAAGCACTCCGGCCGCCACGCCTTCGCCGACCGCCTCCAGAGCCTGGGACTCGACATCACCGGTGACGCCCTGAACGCGGCGTTCGCGCGCTTCAAGGAACTCGCCGACCGCAAGATCGAACTCACCGACGCCGACCTCGAGGCGATCGTGGCCGACGAGGTGGGCAGCGCGCTGGAGCACGCCTTCGAACTGCAGGTGCTCGAGTGCCACGGCGGAAGCGTCGGGACCGGCACGCCCAGCGCCACCGTCGTCGTGTCGGTGCACGGCGAGTCGCGTACCGCCCGGGAGGAGGGCAACGGCATGGTCGACGCCGCCTGCAAGGCGGTCAAGGCGGCCACCGGCGTCCACGGGCGCCTGACGGACTACAGCGTCACGTCGGTCACCGGCGGCGTGGACGCCCTGGCGGACGTGGCGCTGCGGTTCGAGTCCACCGACGGTGTGACCGTGTCGGGCCGCGGGCTGTCGAGCGACGTGGTCGAGGCCTCGGTGCGGGCCTTCGTGAGCGCCCTCAACAAGGTGGCGCGGGTGCGGGCGTCGGGCGAGAACCCCGACGCCGTGGACCGCCCCGGCCGCCTCTTCACGGTCTAGCGCCTAGTCGTCGTCGATGATGGTGCCGGTGGCGGTGCGGTCGGTGAGGGTGGCGCCGACGGGGTCGGACAGGACCAGCTGGAAGGTCTCGTCGGCCTCTCGTCTGTTGTCTGCGTTCGGTATGACGGTGATGCCGCGGCGGGTTGTGCCCGGCCTGAAGGTCAGCCGGCCCCGGGCTCCGGGGTAGTCGAGGTAGTCGTAGGCGGTGCCTTCCTGAGTCTGGTAGCCGACGGTCACCGTCCGGGTCGACGCCTCGCTGAGGACCACGACGAAGGTGATCGCTCCGGTGTCCTCGCCGGCGCGGGAGTACCGGGTGTCGATGGTGATGGCGGGCAGTCCGGCGGGCGGGGGCTGGTCGTCGTTGGTGATGGCGGTGGCGATGGGGCCGCCAACTGCGGTGACGCCGCCTGAGAGTCCCTGCCCCGACGGGGCGAGCCTGCCTGCGGCCAACGCCACCGCCACGGTGCGCTCGGCGGTGTCGTCGTTGGGCAGCGCAACCAGCACGAGCGTCGCCTGCTGCCCGCCCGCGGCGAGCACCACTGCGGGGTTCTGTGCGCTGTGGGGGCCGTCGGTGAGCAGCGTCACGTGGTCGTTGACTCCCTGGCCTTGCTTGAGCGCCAGGGTGTAGTGGCCGCCGGCGGCGGCGCCGGTCACGGCCAGGGGCGCGGTGAGGGTCTCGCCGGCAGCCAGGGCCCGGCCAGCGGTGACGGTGATCTCCCTGGTGCCGCCGTCCTCGGCGATGGCGGCACCGGCGACGGCCGCCAGCGTGACGGTGGTGGCGTCGCCGTCGGAAACCGCCACCGTGGCCGAGCCCTGCGACGACGAGACGGTGTAGCCGCTGCCCGCGGTCACGGTCACGGTCACCGACCCGTCGGCCTCGTCAGTGCTGTCATTCGCCGTGGCCACGGTGTATGACTTGGTGCCGCTGGTGGGAACGATCACGGTCTTCGTGCCCGTCGACGCGCCGTAGTCGCCGCTCTGGGTGACCGTCACCGAGACCGGCAGCGGCGCAGCAGGAGCCGGGTTGGCAGTGACAGTGAACGCAGCGCTGCCGCCCTCGGTCACAGCCGCCCCCGCGGTCACGCCGACCTCCGGCGTCGGCGGAGGTGGAGGGGGTGGGGGAGAGGGTGGCAGATCATCGTCTGAGACAGCCACCGACGCCGCGCCATGCGCCGCCGACACCGTGTAGCCCTGACCGGCGTCGAGAGTGACGGTGACCGACCCGTCAGCCTCATCAGCATCGTCGTCCACCGTCGACACCGTGAGCCGGGCTGTTCCGCCGGTCGGGATCACCACCGTCTTCGAGCCGGTCGACACACCGTAATCGCCCTGCTGGGTGACGGTCACGCCCACCGACAGAGCGGCTGCGGGAGCCGGGCTGGCCGTGACCGTGAACGCAGCGCCACCGCCCTCCGTGATGCCCGCGCCCGCGGTGACGCTGATCTCGGGCGTCGGCGTCGGCGGCGGGGGCGGTGTGGGGGTTCGCGGTGTGGCGCGGCAGGCCTCGAGGCGGTCCAGTTCGGCGTACACCTTCTGCCACAGCGCGTTGGGTCCGTTGCCCTGCCAGTTCGGCTCCTGGCGGTCGGGGCGGGCCTTGAGCGCCGCCACCGTGTAGGTGTCGGTGCCCAACATGGTGTTGTAGGAGCGGGTGAACGTCTCCAACAGATCCGGGCGCCCCCCGTTCCACGGATCCCGGGTCTTGGCCAGCACCTGGGCCAGCAACGCTGTGTCCGCGGTGACGCAGGTCTGCGGCACCGGCGGCGGGTCGTCGTCATCGGAGACCGCCACCGTCGCCGAGCCCTGCGACGACGACACGCTGTAGCCCTGGCCTGTGTTCACGGTGACGGTGACCGAGCCGTCGGCCTCGTCGACGCTGTCGCCGGCGGTGGCCACGGTGTAGCTCTTGGCGCCGCTCGTGGGAACCGTCACCGTCTTGGTGCCCGTCGACACGCCGAAATCGCCCGTCTGGGTGACGGTCAGCGACACCGACAGCGGCGACGCAGGCGCCGGGCTCGCCGTGACAGTGAACGACGCGCTGGTGCCCTCGGTGACGCCGGGTCCCGCGGTCACGCTGACCTCCGGCGTCGCCGACGGCGGGTCGTCGTCATCGGAGACCGCCACCGTCGCCGAGCCCTGCGACGACGACACGCTGTAGCCCTGGCCTGTGTTCACGGTGACGGTGACCGAGCCGTCGGCCTCGTCGGCGCTGTCGTCTATCGTGGCGACGGTGTGGCTGACGCTGCCGCTGGTGGGGACCGTGACGGTCTTCGTGCCGGTCGTGCCGGGCGCGGCGTAGTCGCCCGTCTGGCCGACGGCGACGCTCACGGTCAGCGGTGCCGCGGGCGCGGGGTCGGCGGTCACAGCGAAAGCGGCAGAGCCGCCCTCGGTTATGCCGGTGCCTGCGGTGACGCTGATCCGGGGGGTCGGCGTCCGGCTTCGCGCGTCGTTGTCGTAGACCACGGCGCCGGCCGAGATGCGGGACCGCGAGACGGTGTAGCCGCTGTCTCGTGCCACCATGACGATGATCATGCCGTTGCGTTCGGCGACGGCGTCGTCGTCGGTGGCGACGCTGTGCTGCGCCGAGCCGGAGACGGGGATGGTCACCTGCTGGACGCCGGCGGCGCCCGGTGCCAGGTGATCCCCGATCTGCAGCACTTGCAGCGAGACCGTCAGCGGAGACGAGGGCGCCGGGCTGGCGGTGACGGTGAAGCGGGCGTCGTCGCCCTCGGTCAAGGTGACGGCCACGGCGGTGACCCCGACCTCCGGCCCTGGCAGGTCGTCGTCGGCCACGGCCACCGTCGCCGCGCCCTGGGCGGACGAGACCTTGTAGCCGCTGCCCGCGTCCACCGTGACGGTCACCGAGCCGTCGGGCTCTGCCACCTCGTCATCGACCGTGGCAAAGCTCTGGGCGACGCTGCCGCCGGCGGGAACCGTCACCGTCCGCGCGCCCGTCGACACGCCGAAGTCGCCTGTCTGCGCGACGGCCAGCGACACCGTCAGCGGCGCCGACGGGGCGGGATCGGCGGTCAACGTGAAGACCGCGCCGTCGCCCTCGGTCACGCCGGGGCCGGCGGCCACGCCGACCACCGGCGTGTCGTCGTCCGCGACGGCCACCGTCGCCGCGTCCTGGGCGGACGAGACCTTGTAGCCGCTGCCCGCGTTCACCGTGACGGTCACCGAGCCGTCGGGCTCTGCCACGTCGTCATCGACCGTGGCAAAGCTCTGGGCGACGCTGCCGCCGGCGGGAACCGTCACCGTCCGCGCGCCCGTCGACACGCCGAAGTCGCCTGTCTGCGCGACGGCCAGCGACACCGTCAGCGGCGCCGACGGGGCGGGATCGGCGGTCAACGTGAAGACCGCGCCGTCGCCCTCGGTCACGCCGGGGCCGGCGGCCACGCCGACCACCGGCGCATCGTCCGGCGGAGGGTCATCATCATCGGACACCGCCACCGACGCCGCACGCATATTCGAAGACACGATGTAGCCGCTGCCCGCCTTCGCAGTCACCGTGACCGACCCATCGG
It includes:
- a CDS encoding 2-isopropylmalate synthase; translation: MSVQNPDRVVIFDTTLRDGEQSPGISLDQSEKLEIAEQLARLGVDIIEAGFPIASGGDFEAVQVIAKAVQGPVICGLSRTAHKDIDRCWEAIEAAERRRIHVFIATSETHMRHKLRMTPEQVKAEAASAVARARSYTDDVEFSPEDASRSDFDFMCEVLQVAADNGATTLNIPDTVGYGVPEEYAEKLRRIREQVSGDYVLSTHCHNDLGLAVANSLSGVLAGARQVECAVNGIGERAGNAALEEIVMAVKTRDDFFGGLEVGIRTEELHKTSRLVSRLTGYPVQYNKAVVGRNAFAHEAGIHQHGVLSERTTYEIMDPQAVGQEGSQIVLGKHSGRHAFADRLQSLGLDITGDALNAAFARFKELADRKIELTDADLEAIVADEVGSALEHAFELQVLECHGGSVGTGTPSATVVVSVHGESRTAREEGNGMVDAACKAVKAATGVHGRLTDYSVTSVTGGVDALADVALRFESTDGVTVSGRGLSSDVVEASVRAFVSALNKVARVRASGENPDAVDRPGRLFTV